Genomic DNA from Mycobacterium stomatepiae:
CTACATCTCGCTGCGCGGCATGATCGCGGCGACCGAACAGCCGGCCTCCCGCCTGTGTACCGCCTGCTTCGACGGCAAGTATCCGATCGAGCTGCCCAGCGAGACCGCGCTGGGCAAGAACGTCATCGAGCACATGCTCGCCAATGCGGCGCGCGGAGCGGAGCTCGGCGATGTTGTGGCCGACGAGGTTCCCGTCAACCACTGATTGGATCCTTCAAAGACGTTCGATTCCGGCGGGAAGCACCTACCGGTAGCCTTTATCGCGATGACGGATCCCGGAAAAAGCCCCGGCGAAGAACCGGGCAGTCAGGGCATTACTTACGCGTCGGCCGGGGTGGATATTGAAGCCGGTGACCGCGCGGTCGATCTGTTCAAGCCGCTGGCGGCAAAAGCCACCAGACCCGAGGTGCTTGGCGGGTTGGGCGGATTCGCCGGCTTGTTCGCACTGCGTGGCGACTACCGCGAGCCGGTGCTGGCGGCCTCCAGTGACGGCGTCGGCACCAAGCTGGCGGTAGCGCAGGCGATGGACAAGCACGACACCGTCGGCCTCGACCTGGTGGCGATGGTGGTCGACGACCTCGTCGTCTGCGGTGCCGAACCGCTGTTCCTGCAGGATTACATCGCCGTCGGCCGCACCGTGCCCGAACGAGTGGCAGCGATCGTCGGCGGCATAGCCGAGGGATGCGTCCGGGCCGGGTGTGCACTGCTGGGCGGCGAGACCGCCGAGCACCCCGGTTTGATGGAGCCCGACCACTACGACATCTCCGCGACGGGTATCGGCGTGGTCGAGGCTGACGACATCCTGGGGCCCGACCGGGTGAAACCCGGCGACGTCATCATCGCGATGGGATCGTCAGGCCTGCATTCCAACGGATACTCGCTGGCGCGCAGCGTCCTGCTCGAGATCGATCGGATGAACCTGGCCGGCTACGTGGAGGAATTCGGCCGCACGCTGGGCGAAGAGTTGCTGGAGCCCACCCGGATCTACGCCAAGGACTGCCTGGCGCTGGCCGCCGAAACCCAAGTCCGCACGTTCTGCCACGTCACCGGTGGCGGACTGGCCGGCAACCTGCAGCGCGTCATCCCGCACGGATTGGTCGCCGAGGTGGACCGCGGCACCTGGACGCCCGCGCCGGTGTTCGCGATGATCGCCCAGCGCGGCCGGGTGGAGCGCGCCGAGATGGAGAAGACCTTCAATATGGGAGTCGGCATGATCGCCGTCGTCGCACCCGAGGACACCGACCGCGCCCTGGCGATTTTGACCGCACGGCACCTGGATTGCTGGGTGCTGGGGACGATCTGCAAGGGCGGAAAAGAAGGCCCGCGCGCCAAACTGGTTGGGCAGCACCCCAGATTTTAAGGGGCTGCGCCTAACTGGGACCAACACTGTGCCGATGCACGCGGCATCGGCACGGAGCAAGTTCTAGCGACGCCAGTCGTCTTCGCGCTCCCAAGATTCGTCGGCGCCATCCAGCTCGCCGGAGGACGGGTCCGCCTCGGACCCTGCGAGCTCGCGCTGAAGCCGATCGAAGTCGGTCTGCGGGGAGCTGTATTTAAGTTCTCGAGCAACCTTGGTCTGCTTTGCCTTAGCCCGGCCGCGGCCCATGGGGGAACCCCCTCGCGCAATAACGGAGCGGCCTAGCGAGTAGGCGGCTCCGATCTCTGGTGTCGTTATTGTCCTGCCAACAGCTTACCGTGCCTCGCGGATGAGCGTCGGTGCCCCCTGTCCGCCGTGTTGGACTTCATCGAACATTATCTCGCGCCGCCCCGCAGCCGCTCGACGGCCAGCCGCCCCGCGCCGATCTGCTCGCTGGGCGGCAGGGAATCGGCGTCGATGACGGCCGCGACCGAGGCCTCGGGGCCGGTCGCCAGTTCGGTGCCGGCGGGCAGTCCCCGCTTGAGCAACGCCAGCGCGATCGGCCCCAGATCCACGTGATCGACGGCGGTGCCCAGCCGTCCCACCGCACGCCCGCCCGCCAGCACCGGGTCGCCGGTGCAGGGTCGGTCCACCGAGCCGTCAAGGTGCAACAGCACCAGCATTCGGGGCGGTTTGCCCAGGTTGTGGACCCGGGCGACGGTCTCCTGCCCTCGGTAGCAGCCCTTGTCCAGGTGGACGGCCCCGGCGCCGGGACCACCGATCCACCGCACCTCGTGCGGAATCGTGCGTTCGTCGGTGTCGACGCCGAGGCGCGGGCGCACCGCCGCGACCCGATGGGCCTCGTAAGCCCACACCCCGGCCGGTCGCACGCCGGCCTGCGCGAAGCGGCCTTGCCAGCCGGCCGCGTCGGCACGCGGCACCAGCAGGTCGAGCTCGATCTGGCCGGCGGGGGCCGGCATCCGCCGCACAAAGCCGCCGCCGGCCAGCGCAATGGCGACCAGCTCGTCGGGCAGGGCGCCCAGGGCAAGCACGTCGAGCACCGCGCGGTCGGCCAGTCGGGGACCGATCAGCGACAAGACCGCCAGGTCGGCGGCGGCCGGCGTGACGTCGGACCAGAACACCATCTTGCTCAGGTAGCTCAGCAACGGCTCGCCGCGCCAGGGTTCGGTGTCGAGATAGGTGACGCCGCCGAGTTCGGTCTGCAGCCAGTGGTCCTCGACGCGGCCCTGCCCATCCAAGCTCAGATTCTGGGTGCTGGACCCGTCGGGAAGCTCGCTGACGTGCTGGGTCGAGATGTTGTGTAGCCAGTTCTGCCGGTCCGCGCCGGTCAGCGTCAGGACCGCGCGGTGCGAGCGGTCCACCAGCACCGCATCGGTTTCGGCCGCGCGCTGCTCGCTGAACGGATCGCCGTAGTGCCAGACCGCGCCGGCGTCGGGTCCCGAATCGGGTGCGGGTACTGCAGTCATGTGCGCCGCTCCTCCTTTTGCTCTGCCTCGTCGCCCCCGCCAGTCACACGTCAACTCTACGGATTCACCTCTGCCCGGCCTCACGCCCGCGAACGTGCGGCCAGCCGCGGATTCGGCGGTGAGCGTACGGCTGGCCGCGCATTCGGCAACGGGTGTGTGCTGGCCCCCGGTTCGCGGCGGCTAGGCTCTGTCGGCATGGCAGCCCAGACGGGTGTGATCGTCACCCTCGACGGCGAAATACATCCGCCCGGCGCCCCGCTGCTGCATGCCGACGACCTCGCGGCCGTTCGCGGTGACGGTGCCTTCGAGACCCTGTTGGTCCGTGACGGCGGGGCGTGTCTGGTCGGGCCGCATCTGCAGCGCCTGACCCAGTCGGCCAAGTTCATGGATCTACCCGAGCCGGACCTGGCGAATTGGCGGCGCGCGATCGACATCGCCACCCGGGAATGGGTGGCCGGCTCGTCCGGCGAGGGGGCAATGCGGTTGATCTACAGCCGCGGTCGCGAGAGCGGTTCGGGGCCCACCGCGTACGTGATGGTCACCGCTGTCCCGGAACGGGTGGCCGTGGTTCGCAGCAATGGGGTCGCGGCGATCACGCTGGACCGGGGGCTACCCGCCATCGGTGCCGGCGAGATGCCGTGGCTGCTGGCCGGTGCGAAAACCCTGTCGTACGCGGTGAATATGGCCGCGCTGCGGCACGCCGCCAGGCAGGGCGCCGGCGACGTGATTTTCGTCAGCTCGGACGGCTACATCCTGGAGGGCCCGCGTTCGACGGTGGTGATCGCCACCGATTCGTATGCGGGCCCGGACAGCAATCTGTGCCTGCTGACGCCGCCGCCCTGGTATCCCATCTTGCGTGGCACCACCCAGCAGGCGCTGTTCGAGGTCGCGCGCAGCAAAGGCTACGACTGCGACTACCGGGCGCTACGGGTTTCAGATTTGCTTGCCGCCCAAGGTATCTGGCTGGTTTCCAGCATGACACTGGCGGCCCGTGCGCACACGCTCGATGGCCGCCCGCTGGGCCGCTCATCGATGACCGAGGACTTCGCCCAACTGGTGGACGCGGCGATCGTCAGCGATCGCTGAGCGCTGAACTGTGTTGTCGGCTCGCACAGCGGCGAGTACGGTCGGCCGTACACAAGAAGGGAGGTGGTCCGCGAAATTGATAGCTTCATGGACATGTGAGGTGGCTACGCGCTAGCTGCAATGGCTACCGAAGACCTAGCGATTCACGCTGGCGAATTCCCCGTAGCCACCCGGCCCCCGAGCTTCCCGGTCTGTCCAATCGGGACATAGCTCGGGGCCGCTCCATGTTTGGGCCGCTATTGAATGCTTCGCGCCGCGATCTGTTCGGCAATTTTGCCGGCTTGGCCGGGAGCGGCATCCGGGCCGCACACCGTCACGTCGATGACGTTGGCGCCCTCCGCGTGCAGCACGTGGTGGCATGTCTTTGCGCTGTCCGCGCGGGTGCGCTGCTGCGCAATCTTGGGCACGGTCCCATCGACTTGAGCGAACGTGTAATCAAAGCTTCTGCCATTGAGCTTCTCGGTCACCGTCTTTCCGGCGCAGGCCTTCCACTTGTCCGCGGATTGCTGGACGAACGCGCTCGCCTTATCGGGCGACGAGAATTGCGAGATACCCTCGATGATCCGCAGCGGCGGGTCCTGTCCGGGCGAGTGCACGATCAGCCCCGTGGTCGCGGTGAATCCGCTGGCGCCCTGGTAGACCGCCGCGATGGTGGGCTCGAAAGCGCCGGCGCACTCCGGATCGGACAGCGTGTACTTGGGGCTGCGCAGCTGACTGACTTTTTCGCCGGGCACCAACGCTGGGTCACCCACGATGGTGCCGACCTCCGGGGCTCCGAGCAAAAAGGTGTCCAGCTTCGACGATTCGACACCCGAATCCGCCGCCGTCGGTACCGAATTCGAGCCGGACGCCTTCGGGGCCGGCTTTGTTTTGCCGCCCTGGGTGGTCATCACCACCACGATCGCGATTGCGGCGATGACCGCCACCGCGGCACCGCCGATGATGATCAGCCGCTTGTTCGACCCGCCGCCGGCCCCGCCACCGCTCACGGCGGTCGGGACGGTGACCGCGTTCGCGCCGGTCGGTGCTGCCGCGGGAGTCGCGGCAGCAGCCGGAGACGCGGTGGCCCCCGCGGGCGAAACGTCCTTGGCTTCGATTTCGGCTAGCACGTTGTCGATTTCGCTTCGCGTGCGGTAGGTGACGTCGTGTCGCAGTCGCAGCATGCGCAGCAGTTGCGCGATGTCGCCGCGGGCGCTGGGGTCGTCGCCGTCCTCGTCGAAACCCGACCGCAACTCGACCAGCAGCTGGAGCTGCTGCTGCGGGCTGAGCTCTTTTTCGGCGAGGGTATTGCCCAGCCGGGTGATGTAGCCGAACGGCACCGGGGGCTCTTCGGGCAGCGGATCCGGCAGCGGCACGGGCTTGCTGCGAAGCGCGTGCACGGCGGTGACCAACTGAATGCCGGCATCGACCGTCGGCTCCCGGTAGTCGATGATCTGCAATGCGGCAAGGGGATTCACGCGCATGCTGTCGACTTCACCGATCCGGACCGGAAGGATCGGACGGCCGAGGGCCTGGGCGTAGCGCAGCTCCGCCTGGCTCGGCTTTGATTGCAGCCAGTTGCTAGACAGTGCGACGATGAACACCTCACAGTCGCGGATCTGCTCGAGGATTTTGGCCCACCACGAGTCGCCGCCGAGCTCTTGGTCGAACCACACCTGGTTCTGCCCGCGGCGAAGCGCGGTGGTCAAAGCGTCGACCGTGGACCGATCTTGGCTCGAGTAGCTGATGAACAGCGCCATCGCAGTCTCCTAGGGTGAAGGGGAGCGAACGAACTGGGGCGAAAGCCTGCCTGCGCGACCCGTACGCACATGCGCCGATACCGTATCAGTGTTGGGCCCCTTCAGGATGCGCAAATTTTCAGCGCTAATTGGACTCGGCAACAGGCGGCCGGTCACCCCTCGCCACCGTCTGGGGCATGGGCTTCTTCGGGCGGTCGGTATGCGGCATAGCGCCGGGCGAACTCGTCACCGGGGACCGGCCACTGCTCACCGCTGGCTCCGCGCACAATCCAATCGCCTTCGCCGGCATTCGTCGGCCCCTCCAGGGTGTTGATGGTCTCGCCCGGATAAGCCGGGCGGGCTTGTACCCGCCCCTTGCGTTGCCACTGCCCGTCGCCCGCGGGCTCGTAGGTGTCCCGGAAAATGTCGTCACGCACCGACCAGAGCTTGCCGTCCTCGGAGATCGCCCAGTCGCCCGCATCGGCGCGCATCGTGTGTCCGGAGTCCGACGTCCATGTCCATGGCGCGCTTCGTTGTTCGGCGGCCACCGTCCCCACCCGGGTGAACGATTGCCACAGCGGGCGTGAACGAAAGCCCAGCTGCCGCAGGCTCCACAGCGTGCCCGCCAGGCTGCGCACCGCGGCGTTGAGCAGCTCGGGGTCGGCCTCCACCAC
This window encodes:
- the purM gene encoding phosphoribosylformylglycinamidine cyclo-ligase is translated as MTDPGKSPGEEPGSQGITYASAGVDIEAGDRAVDLFKPLAAKATRPEVLGGLGGFAGLFALRGDYREPVLAASSDGVGTKLAVAQAMDKHDTVGLDLVAMVVDDLVVCGAEPLFLQDYIAVGRTVPERVAAIVGGIAEGCVRAGCALLGGETAEHPGLMEPDHYDISATGIGVVEADDILGPDRVKPGDVIIAMGSSGLHSNGYSLARSVLLEIDRMNLAGYVEEFGRTLGEELLEPTRIYAKDCLALAAETQVRTFCHVTGGGLAGNLQRVIPHGLVAEVDRGTWTPAPVFAMIAQRGRVERAEMEKTFNMGVGMIAVVAPEDTDRALAILTARHLDCWVLGTICKGGKEGPRAKLVGQHPRF
- a CDS encoding DUF3073 domain-containing protein, yielding MGRGRAKAKQTKVARELKYSSPQTDFDRLQRELAGSEADPSSGELDGADESWEREDDWRR
- the ygfZ gene encoding CAF17-like 4Fe-4S cluster assembly/insertion protein YgfZ, translating into MTAVPAPDSGPDAGAVWHYGDPFSEQRAAETDAVLVDRSHRAVLTLTGADRQNWLHNISTQHVSELPDGSSTQNLSLDGQGRVEDHWLQTELGGVTYLDTEPWRGEPLLSYLSKMVFWSDVTPAAADLAVLSLIGPRLADRAVLDVLALGALPDELVAIALAGGGFVRRMPAPAGQIELDLLVPRADAAGWQGRFAQAGVRPAGVWAYEAHRVAAVRPRLGVDTDERTIPHEVRWIGGPGAGAVHLDKGCYRGQETVARVHNLGKPPRMLVLLHLDGSVDRPCTGDPVLAGGRAVGRLGTAVDHVDLGPIALALLKRGLPAGTELATGPEASVAAVIDADSLPPSEQIGAGRLAVERLRGGAR
- a CDS encoding aminodeoxychorismate lyase, encoding MIVTLDGEIHPPGAPLLHADDLAAVRGDGAFETLLVRDGGACLVGPHLQRLTQSAKFMDLPEPDLANWRRAIDIATREWVAGSSGEGAMRLIYSRGRESGSGPTAYVMVTAVPERVAVVRSNGVAAITLDRGLPAIGAGEMPWLLAGAKTLSYAVNMAALRHAARQGAGDVIFVSSDGYILEGPRSTVVIATDSYAGPDSNLCLLTPPPWYPILRGTTQQALFEVARSKGYDCDYRALRVSDLLAAQGIWLVSSMTLAARAHTLDGRPLGRSSMTEDFAQLVDAAIVSDR
- a CDS encoding sensor domain-containing protein; translation: MALFISYSSQDRSTVDALTTALRRGQNQVWFDQELGGDSWWAKILEQIRDCEVFIVALSSNWLQSKPSQAELRYAQALGRPILPVRIGEVDSMRVNPLAALQIIDYREPTVDAGIQLVTAVHALRSKPVPLPDPLPEEPPVPFGYITRLGNTLAEKELSPQQQLQLLVELRSGFDEDGDDPSARGDIAQLLRMLRLRHDVTYRTRSEIDNVLAEIEAKDVSPAGATASPAAAATPAAAPTGANAVTVPTAVSGGGAGGGSNKRLIIIGGAAVAVIAAIAIVVVMTTQGGKTKPAPKASGSNSVPTAADSGVESSKLDTFLLGAPEVGTIVGDPALVPGEKVSQLRSPKYTLSDPECAGAFEPTIAAVYQGASGFTATTGLIVHSPGQDPPLRIIEGISQFSSPDKASAFVQQSADKWKACAGKTVTEKLNGRSFDYTFAQVDGTVPKIAQQRTRADSAKTCHHVLHAEGANVIDVTVCGPDAAPGQAGKIAEQIAARSIQ